A stretch of the Lactuca sativa cultivar Salinas chromosome 9, Lsat_Salinas_v11, whole genome shotgun sequence genome encodes the following:
- the LOC111885508 gene encoding uncharacterized protein LOC111885508, producing the protein MASDSKQSKYLTVYIHYNGLFARKPLVYLNAVVVSIRDVDFGAMDFKDFNLFIAKLIEGSCDNVYYCTRNEPLAEGIRRIRNDADYFEFIETGYSDEAGLRMNVYIDHENEPVLDWADMEVMEDDEGHYSEEDLDDDIDSQLSDDVPYEHEADDYIPSLDKTIGDEFLHRVSGMCKDIDDEAETDEVETKNGDDKPVYPIHNENQKWDKMVPILGMRFSNPMELKNCLTNYAVKNGYNLYFEKNDSQRLLVRCCKENKNPSCPFRLWASWMSSERSFQIKSLVDEHNCSRVFKLGSIVTYKWIGMHFKNQLVKNPKMSIRKMKAKVSTKFNLIVSVTQCRNAKRYALDEIEGSLMEHYGKVWSYGEEIMRTNPGSTVKIDVNVMPDSTTYFSKMYVCFKGVKDGWIAACRRVIGVDGCFLKGICRGQLLAAMGRDANNHIFPIAWAVVEVENKETWKWFLDLLLDDIEMGIGHGLTLISDQHKGLIEAVKERVPAAEHRQCARHIYANFKKRFKGEQYRKLFWAAAASTTQPKFEAEMNSIKKIDPLAYEHLMERDPKIWCRAFFEVDRACDAYENGISESFNSIIDLARKRPLITMLEEIRIYAMERMYKMLQEGQSWGNLKICPSIRLKISKLKKQQRFWGVIPSGIQQYEVRIGNDGYAVDLNNNTCGCRSWQVSGLPCVHAVAAISYLNRNAEDYVAPWFHTSMFLTCYNHTINPLNGSSMWPEAPYMKPLPPQKRRLPGRPTLKRKKDQSEMESKGKTRHTISKAGSVNRCTICRERGHNRSTCPTRPADVASTSRPKNKKPKKCKKEKGKVEPVQVDPVQANPVDPVQVPAPQVDPVQADPVDPIQVPAPHVEPVQEDPVDQLQVQAPHVEPVQEDPVDPLQVPAPHVEPVQADPMDPVDVPAPPVDPVQVDDPHPDVDVPAQPVATRQRIRKYSERITKIGLRRKVLKKEGSTGHNPMVLE; encoded by the exons ATGGCCTCCGATTCCAAACAAAGTAAGTATTTAACAGTTTATATACATTATAATGGTTTATTCGCACGAAAACCATTAGTGTACTTGAACGCTGTTGTTGTTTCAATCCGTGATGTCGATTTTGGTGCAATGGATTTCAAAGACTTTAACTTGTTCATTGCAAAGTTGATTGAAGGCAGTTGTGATAATGTATATTATTGCACTAGAAATGAACCATTGGCAGAGGGTATTAGGAGAATTAGGAATGATGCTGACTACTTTGAGTTTATTGAAACGGGTTATAGTGATGAAGCCGGTCTAAGAATGAATGTGTATATAGACCACGAAAATGAACCTGTACTTGATTGGGCTGATATGGAAGTAATGGAAGATGATGAAGGGCATTATTCTGAGGAAGACCTGGATGATGATATAGATTCACAACTTTCTGATGATGTTCCATATGAGCATGAAGCAGATGATTACATTCCTTCTCTTGACAAGACTATTGGTGATGAATTCTTACATCGGGTGTCAGGTATGTGTAAGGATATAGATGATGAGGCTGAAACTGATGAGGTTGAAACCAAGAATGGAGATGACAAACCAGTGTACCCTATCCATAATGAGAACCAGAAATGGGACAAAATGGTGCCAATTCTAGGTATGAGATTCTCTAACCCCATGgaattgaaaaattgtttgactAACTATGCAGTGAAGAATGGGTACAACCTTTATTTTGAGAAAAATGATAGTCAGAGGTTATTAGTGAGATGTTGTAAAGAGAACAAGAACCCCTCTTGTCCTTTTAGACTGTGGGCTTCCTGGATGAGCAGTGAAAGGTCTTTCCAAATTAAGTCATTAGTTGATGAACATAACTGTTCAAGAGTCTTCAAACTTGGTTCCATTGTAACATATAAATGGATTGGAATGCATTTTAAGAATCAACTTGTGAAGAACCCTAAAATGAGCATAAGGAAAATGAAGGCCAAAGTGAGTACAAAGTTTAACTTGATTGTTAGTGTCACTCAATGTAGAAATGCTAAGAGATATGCTTTGGATGAGATAGAGGGTAGTTTGATGGAACATTATGGTAAAGTATGGAGTTATGGAGAAGAAATAATGAGGACAAATCCTGGTTCAACAGTAAAGATAGATGTGAATGTCATGCCTGATTCCACAACCTacttttctaaaatgtatgtttgtTTTAAGGGTGTGAAGGATGGTTGGATTGCAGCATGTAGGAGGGTAATAGGGGTAGATGGTTGTTTTTTAAAGGGTATATGTAGAGGCCAACTGTTAGCAGCTATGGGTAGGGATGCAAACAACCACATCTTCCCTATTGCATGGGCTGTGGTGGAAGTTGAAAATAAGGAAACATGGAAGTGGTTTCTTGACCTCCTTCTGGATGACATTGAAATGGGAATTGGTCATGGATTGACCCTCATATCAGACCAACACAAG GGATTAATAGAGGCTGTCAAAGAAAGGGTTCCAGCAGCAGAGCATAGACAATGTGCTAGGCACATATATGCTAACTTCAAGAAAAGATTCAAAGGTGAACAATATAGGAAGTTGTTTTGGGCAGCAGCTGCTAGTACTACTCAACCAAAATTTGAGGCAGAAATGAATTCCATAAAAAAAATTGACCCTTTGGCTTATGAACACCTCATGGAAAGGGACCCTAAAATTTGGTGCAGGGCATTCTTTGAAGTGGACAGGGCTTGTGATGCTTATGAGAATGGCATATCAGAAAGTTTCAACTCCATTATTGATCTTGCTAGGAAAAGGCCACTCATCACCATGTTGGAAGAGATAAGGATTTATGCAATGGAGAGGATGTATAAAATGTTGCAAGAGGGACAAAGTTGGGGTAATTTAAAAATATGTCCATCTATAAGGTTGAAGATATCAAAGCTAAAGAaacagcaaag ATTTTGGGGTGTTATACCATCTGGGATACAACAATATGAAGTTAGGATTGGAAATGATGGATATGCTGTGGACCTTAACAACAACACATGTGGATGTAGATCTTGGCAAGTATCAGGTCTCCCATGTGTGCATGCAGTGGCAGCCATTTCATACCTTAACAGGAATGCAGAGGATTATGTTGCACCATGGTTCCATACATCCATGTTCTTGACTTGTTACAACCATACCATTAACCCACTTAATGGTAGTTCCATGTGGCCTGAAGCTCCCTACATGAAGCCATTGCCTCCTCAAAAAAGAAGGTTACCAGGAAGGCCAACCCTTAAAAGGAAAAAAGATCAATCTGAGATGGAAAGCAAGGGGAAAACAAGGCATACTATCTCAAAAGCAGGTTCAGTTAATAGATGCACTATTTGTAGAGAAAGGGGCCACAATAGATCAACATGTCCTACTAGACCAGCAGATGTAGCATCCACTTCAAGGCCAAAAAACAAGAaacctaaaaaatgtaaaaaagagAAAG GTAAAGTGGAACCAGTTCAAGTGGATCCAGTTCAAGCAAATCCAGTGGATCCAGTTCAAGTACCAGCTCCACAGGTTGATCCAGTTCAAGCAGATCCGGTAGATCCAATTCAAGTACCAGCTCCACATGTTGAACCAGTTCAAGAAGATCCAGTGGATCAACTTCAAGTACAAGCTCCACATGTTGAACCAGTTCAAGAAGATCCAGTGGATCCACTTCAAGTACCAGCTCCACATGTTGAACCAGTTCAAGCAGATCCAATGGATCCAGTTGATGTACCAGCTCCTCCAGTGGATCCAGTTCAAGTAGATGATCCACATCCAGATGTTGATGTCCCTGCTCAACCAGTTGCAACTAGACAGAGGATACGAAAATACTCAGAAAGAATTACCAAGATAGGGTTGAGAAGGaaggttttgaagaaagaaggaagcACTGGACACAACCCAATGGTGTTGGAATGA